A single window of Coffea eugenioides isolate CCC68of chromosome 7, Ceug_1.0, whole genome shotgun sequence DNA harbors:
- the LOC113777156 gene encoding uncharacterized protein LOC113777156 — MVKSLGLPTTRHPHSYRLQGLSENGEVRVYKQVHLPVSIGQYCDEVMCDIVPMHATHVLLGRPCQFDKHATFDGWSNKYTLLHNDKRMVLIPLTPSQVYEDQLKLQRECDLDRQKNKQQGAESENCSTSTLEPLAQWKNVVTSVTNAQALVKSNTRKQNMIIKAKDDRKVMQSNQPLLLVLRKHVLLNADEFDKALPSSVVALLQVKQEEVELIMACPIPIPIGGYQSF, encoded by the coding sequence ATGGTAAAGAGCTTGGGGCTTCCTACAACTAGACATCCGCATTCCTATCGACTTCAAGGGTTAAGTGAAAATGGCGAAGTCCGTGTCTACAAGCAGGTACACCTTCCTGTCTCAATTGGTCAGTACTGTGATGAAGTCATGTGCGATATTGTACCTATGCATGCAACTCATGTGCTACTAGGAAGGCCATGTCAATTTGATAAACATGCTACCTTTGATGGTTGGTCTAACAAATATACTCTTTTGCACAATGATAAACGAATGGTCTTAATCCCTCTCACACCTTCACAAGTGTACGAGGACCAACTTAAATTGCAAAGAGAATGTGATTTAGACCGCCAAAAGAACAAACAACAAGGGGCCGAATCTGAAAATTGTTCGACCTCTACATTGGAGCCATTGGCCCAATGGAAGAATGTTGTTACTAGTGTTACAAATGCACAAGCATTAGTTAAGTCAAATACTAGGAAACAAAACATGATAATAAAGGCTAAGGATGATAGGAAAGTTATGCAATCTAATCAGCCTTTGTTACTTGTGCTCCGTAAACATGTGCTCTTGAATGCTGATGAATTCGAcaaggcattgccttcgagtGTAGTTGCTTTGTTGCAGGTTAAGCAAGAAGAGGTTGAGTTGATCATGGCATGTCCCATCCCTATACCCATTGGTGGATATCAGAGTTTTTAG